In one Balaenoptera musculus isolate JJ_BM4_2016_0621 chromosome 2, mBalMus1.pri.v3, whole genome shotgun sequence genomic region, the following are encoded:
- the LOC118890627 gene encoding histone H3.3A-like: MAHTKQTARKSTGGKAARKELATKAARKSAPSTGGVKKPHRYRPGTVALREIRRYQKSTELLIRKLPFQRLVREIAHDFKTDLRFQSAAIGALQEASEAYLVGLFEDTNLCAIHAKRVTIMPKDIQLARRIRGERA; encoded by the coding sequence ATGGCTCATACAAAGCAGACTGCCCGCAAATCGACCGGTGGTAAAGCAGCGAGGAAGGAACTGGCTACAAAAGCCGCTCGCAAGAGTGCGCCCTCTACTGGAGGGGTGAAGAAACCTCATCGTTACAGGCCTGGTACCGTGGCACTCCGTGAAATTAGACGTTATCAGAAGTCCACTGAACTTCTGATTCGCAAACTTCCCTTCCAGCGTCTGGTGCGGGAAATTGCTCACGACTTCAAAACAGATCTGCGCTTCCAGAGTGCAGCTATTGGTGCTTTGCAGGAGGCAAGTGAGGCCTATCTGGTTGGCCTTTTTGAAGACACCAACCTGTGTGCTATCCATGCCAAACGTGTAACAATTATGCCAAAAGACATCCAGCTAGCACGCCGCATACGTGGAGAACGTGCTTAA